The following are from one region of the Natronosporangium hydrolyticum genome:
- the hrpA gene encoding ATP-dependent RNA helicase HrpA encodes MDTALKITYPEQLPITERVDEIAAAIRDHQVVVVAGETGSGKTTQLPKICLQLGRGEHGLIGHTQPRRLAARTVADRVADELGEQLGETIGYQVRFTDQVSDGTRVKLMTDGILLAELAKDRSLRRYDTLIIDEAHERSLNIDFILGYLATLLPRRPDFKLIITSATIDPHRFAHHFGADTPVIEVSGRTYPVEVRYRPPADDVDQPRAICDAVAELAAEGPGDILVFLSGEREIRDAADALTGAITRNRRLHGTEVLPLYARLSLAEQHKAFAPHTGRRIVLATNVAETSLTVPGIRYVVDPGTARISRYSARLKVQRLPIEPISQASATQRAGRCGRVADGICIRLYEEDDFTTRPTYTEPEILRTNLASVILQMAALKLGNVERFPFLDPPDRRQLTDGRRLLVELAAFDTDHRITALGRKLARLPVDPRLGRMILEADRNGCLREVLVITAALSIQDPRERPADAKEAADTQHARFVDPQSDFSAYLNLWHYLHEQQQARSGSQFRKMCRDEYLNYLRVREWQEVHQQLRRLARSLGGPLNREPADSQQVHTALLAGLLSHLGTKDVTSKDPRRRHEYIGARGARFAVAPGSALFKKSPQWVMVAELVETSRLWGRTAAGIQPEWVEPVAGHLIKREYSEPHWDAERGAVMAYEKVTLYGLPLVARRRINFARVDPALCRELFIRHALVEGEWQTHHQFVQDNQALLSRLEELERKARRRDILADDQVRYDFYDQRIPAEVVSAAHFDKWWKQTRRSQPELLHFTPELLLNPERADAATEADYPDHWRYGELSFPLTYQFEPGTAADGVTVTVPLPALAQAAGAGFDWQVPGLRHELLVALIRTLPKPVRRQLVPAPQVATELLAMVTPHQQPLAEALSQAARTLTGAVVASEAWSVDQVPDHLRMTIRVTDDAGAVLAEGKDLAALARRLAPAARASLTAAASHVERRGLTDWTIGELPRRVELSRAGHPVTAYPALVDAGDRVDVRVFPTEAEQARHMPAGTRRLLLRALPSPVGYVSDRLAPEAKLALLRNPHGGVRPLLDDCAGCAVDAIVTEHGGPAWDEAAFATLRDQVRGKLNRATLGVVTEILPIMNLANELSQRLATIGDGARADAILDMREQLSAWIRPGFVTDVGWQLLPDLNRWLQGIDRRLAKLGGNVERDRKSMTVIHRVQEEYRQLRSAPPPGVSDAALDTIGRMIEELRISLFAQQLGTRFPISEQRIYRTIDQLTG; translated from the coding sequence ATGGACACGGCGCTGAAGATCACCTACCCGGAGCAGCTGCCGATCACCGAGCGGGTCGACGAGATCGCCGCGGCGATCCGCGACCACCAGGTCGTGGTGGTGGCCGGGGAGACCGGCTCCGGCAAGACCACCCAGCTGCCGAAGATCTGCCTCCAGCTCGGCCGCGGCGAGCACGGGCTGATCGGCCACACCCAGCCGCGTCGGCTCGCTGCCCGCACCGTCGCCGACCGGGTCGCCGACGAACTCGGCGAGCAGCTCGGCGAAACCATCGGCTACCAGGTGCGCTTCACCGACCAGGTCAGCGACGGCACCCGGGTGAAGCTGATGACCGACGGCATCCTGCTCGCCGAGCTGGCGAAGGACCGGTCGCTGCGCCGCTACGACACCCTGATCATCGACGAGGCCCACGAACGCAGCCTCAACATCGACTTCATCCTCGGATATCTAGCCACCCTGCTCCCCCGCCGACCCGACTTCAAGCTGATCATCACCTCGGCGACGATCGACCCGCACCGGTTCGCCCACCACTTCGGCGCCGACACCCCGGTCATCGAGGTCTCCGGTCGCACCTACCCGGTGGAGGTCCGCTACCGGCCCCCCGCCGACGATGTCGACCAGCCGCGCGCGATCTGCGACGCGGTCGCCGAACTCGCCGCCGAAGGCCCCGGCGACATCCTGGTCTTCCTCTCCGGCGAACGCGAAATCCGGGACGCCGCCGACGCGCTCACCGGCGCCATCACCCGCAACCGGCGGCTGCACGGCACCGAGGTGCTGCCGCTCTACGCCCGGCTCTCCCTCGCCGAACAACACAAAGCCTTCGCACCCCACACCGGACGGCGGATCGTCCTCGCCACCAACGTCGCCGAGACCTCGCTCACCGTCCCCGGCATCCGGTATGTAGTGGACCCCGGGACCGCCCGGATCTCCCGCTACAGCGCGCGGCTGAAAGTGCAGCGGCTACCGATCGAGCCGATCTCCCAGGCCTCCGCCACCCAGCGGGCCGGCCGCTGCGGCCGGGTCGCCGACGGCATCTGCATCCGGCTCTACGAGGAGGACGACTTCACCACCCGGCCGACGTACACCGAACCGGAGATCCTGCGGACCAACCTCGCCTCGGTGATCCTGCAGATGGCCGCTCTGAAACTGGGCAACGTCGAGCGGTTCCCGTTCCTCGACCCGCCCGACCGGCGGCAGCTCACCGACGGCCGGCGGCTGCTGGTGGAGCTGGCCGCCTTCGACACCGACCACCGGATCACCGCGCTCGGGCGCAAGCTGGCCCGGTTGCCGGTCGACCCCCGGCTGGGCCGGATGATCCTGGAGGCTGACCGCAACGGCTGCCTGCGCGAGGTGCTGGTGATCACCGCCGCACTCTCCATCCAGGACCCCCGCGAGCGGCCGGCCGACGCCAAGGAGGCCGCCGACACCCAGCACGCCCGGTTCGTCGACCCGCAATCGGACTTCAGCGCCTACCTGAATCTGTGGCACTACCTCCACGAGCAACAGCAGGCCCGCTCCGGCAGTCAGTTCCGGAAGATGTGCCGCGACGAGTATCTAAACTATCTGCGGGTCCGGGAGTGGCAGGAGGTCCACCAGCAGCTGCGCCGGCTGGCCCGCAGCCTCGGCGGCCCGCTCAACCGCGAACCGGCCGACTCCCAACAGGTCCACACCGCACTGCTGGCCGGTCTCCTCTCCCACCTCGGCACCAAGGACGTCACCAGCAAAGATCCGCGCCGGCGCCACGAATACATCGGCGCCCGCGGCGCCCGGTTCGCGGTCGCGCCCGGGTCCGCACTGTTCAAGAAGTCTCCCCAGTGGGTGATGGTCGCCGAACTGGTCGAGACCAGCCGGCTGTGGGGGCGTACCGCGGCCGGGATCCAGCCCGAATGGGTCGAACCGGTCGCCGGCCACCTGATCAAGCGCGAGTACAGCGAACCCCACTGGGACGCCGAGCGCGGCGCGGTGATGGCGTACGAGAAGGTCACCCTCTACGGTCTGCCGTTGGTGGCCCGGCGGCGGATCAACTTCGCCCGGGTCGACCCGGCGCTGTGCCGGGAGCTGTTCATCCGGCACGCCCTGGTCGAGGGCGAGTGGCAGACCCACCACCAGTTCGTCCAGGACAACCAGGCGCTGCTTTCCCGGTTGGAGGAGCTGGAGCGTAAGGCCCGCCGCCGCGACATCCTCGCCGACGACCAGGTCCGGTACGACTTCTACGACCAGCGGATCCCGGCCGAAGTGGTGTCGGCCGCCCACTTCGACAAGTGGTGGAAGCAGACCCGGCGCAGCCAGCCCGAGCTGCTGCACTTCACCCCGGAGCTGCTGCTCAACCCGGAACGCGCGGACGCCGCCACCGAAGCCGACTACCCCGACCACTGGCGGTACGGCGAGCTGAGCTTCCCGCTGACGTACCAGTTCGAGCCCGGCACCGCCGCCGACGGGGTGACCGTCACGGTGCCGCTGCCGGCGCTGGCCCAGGCCGCCGGCGCCGGCTTCGACTGGCAGGTGCCGGGGCTGCGGCACGAGCTGCTGGTGGCGCTGATCCGGACCCTGCCCAAACCGGTACGCCGGCAGCTGGTGCCGGCGCCGCAGGTCGCCACCGAACTGCTGGCGATGGTCACGCCCCACCAGCAGCCGCTGGCGGAGGCGCTGTCGCAGGCGGCGCGCACGCTGACCGGCGCGGTGGTCGCCAGCGAGGCATGGTCGGTCGACCAGGTCCCGGACCATTTGCGGATGACCATACGGGTCACCGACGACGCCGGTGCGGTGCTCGCCGAGGGCAAGGACCTGGCCGCGTTGGCGCGCCGACTGGCCCCGGCGGCCCGGGCCAGCCTCACCGCCGCAGCCTCCCATGTCGAGCGCCGCGGGCTGACCGACTGGACCATCGGCGAACTGCCCCGACGGGTAGAGCTGTCGCGGGCCGGCCACCCGGTCACCGCGTACCCGGCGTTGGTGGATGCCGGCGACCGGGTAGATGTTCGGGTCTTCCCCACCGAGGCCGAGCAGGCCCGGCACATGCCGGCCGGCACCCGCCGGCTGCTGTTGCGGGCGCTGCCCTCCCCCGTCGGGTACGTCTCGGACCGGCTGGCGCCGGAGGCGAAGCTGGCGCTGCTGCGCAACCCGCACGGCGGCGTGCGGCCGCTGCTCGACGACTGCGCCGGCTGCGCCGTCGACGCGATCGTCACCGAGCACGGCGGACCCGCCTGGGACGAAGCCGCCTTCGCCACCCTGCGCGACCAGGTCCGCGGCAAGCTGAACCGGGCCACCCTCGGGGTGGTCACGGAGATCTTGCCGATCATGAACCTGGCGAACGAGCTGAGCCAGCGGCTGGCCACGATCGGCGACGGCGCCCGCGCCGACGCCATCCTCGACATGCGGGAACAGCTCTCGGCGTGGATCCGGCCCGGCTTCGTCACTGACGTCGGCTGGCAGCTGCTGCCCGACCTGAACCGCTGGCTCCAGGGCATCGACCGGCGGCTGGCGAAGCTCGGCGGCAATGTCGAGCGCGACCGAAAGTCGATGACCGTCATCCACCGGGTCCAGGAGGAGTACCGGCAGCTACGTTCGGCGCCACCGCCGGGCGTCAGCGACGCCGCTCTCGACACCATCGGCCGGATGATCGAAGAGCTGCGGATCAGCCTCTTCGCCCAGCAGCTCGGCACCCGCTTCCCGATCTCGGAGCAGCGGATCTACCGCACCATCGACCAGCTCACCGGCTGA